Below is a window of Tolypothrix bouteillei VB521301 DNA.
TTCGCCTTCTAGGGAAACTGCAGTCTTTTTCGCCACCAAGATTAAGGCTTTTTGTCGGCTAGCTCCCCGTTGCTGAAGTTGACTTGCGCGATCGGCAAACAATGGATGCTTTTGACTCATGCTATCAAGATAGCATCCATGAATTGGACAATAAATCACTCGTCGTTTTGAACGTTTACGATTTCGGTCACACCTTTTATGCAATTCCATCACCCTTAAATATTTCTAATTTCAGTCACACTATCTCCGCAATTCGACCTTCTTATCGGTGGACGTAAGTAGGTGGGTGCTAAAAAACATAACTAGATTAAGAAATGTAAATTACTAAAAAGCTTATTTTTAAAGCCTTCCCAGCGCTTTACATAATTTCATATAGTTCTGTTTAATTGTGCTTACCGACTTACAACAAAAAAGAAGGTTCGTTTGGAGAGACCGAGATCGTAAAGACCATCAAAGCCCAACTCCACATATCAATAAATTCTCTATTTAGTTAAAGCAATCTGTGACAAGCCCAAACAGTTTTATCTTAATTTTTTTTTAAGATAAATAATGAGGTATATGGAGTGAATGGTTTGGAGGTGAATTGTTGAAACGATATCTATCGGTTATTACCTGTATTCGCTACTCAGATGGATATCCTGGAAAACGTAAATAGCCCTAGTAAGTAGTTGTAAATACAACAGATTTACCATCAGGTAATACAAGAAATGCAGGCGCTTAATTGAGAACACACGGAGCGAGCCTAAGGTAGAGTAATTCCCGTAAAGTAACTTCTGAGAAACTATAGCAACGGGAGGCACCAGAACAACTATTATTCTAAGTAATATTATTTATCTTGAAGCTAGCATAGTACTGTTTAAATGTCAATATTTGTCTCGCTAGCTCTCGTGCTTACATCTTATAGGATATCTGAAAGGTTTAAAACAAGTGATGTTAGTTACGTTACGCAAGTTGCTTGAGCATGAAACGAATCATAGAAGTATAAACGCTTCAGTCGTTTCAGGTAAATTTGAGAATTCTTACTTAATGTTCAATACCTGCTAAACCAAAAGCTTGCACGGGTGTATCAGTATTGAGACGAGAGAACCTCACAATGTGTACTTTCTTATTTTTCAGATATTCTCTTATGAGTATTTAATTGTATCTTAACTAATCTTAACTAAAACCTCCCAGCACTTTTTTGTCTTTCCAAATTTGATACTCTTGTAAAAACATTGACAGAATAATTGTCTGTTTTATCCTCTGTGAGAAATGTAATTTCAGATAGAATTTTACATCCCTCTCCGGATAGAATTTCTGTCTTTCATTAGGTAGAAGCTTGTATGTTTTATATTAATCCATATGTCAGAGATTCGTTTAAAAAGAACATGTATTGTTAACCCCTGAAAGTTTAAAGTTTTAAACAATTTTTATTTCTAAAATTTTAACTAATATTTTATTGCAGGATTTTTTTTAAAAAGGGCTTAAACAAGAAAAAGTTATAAAAGTAGGAAAAGTCCTAAAAGTAGAATTGACTGACTTTGAGAATTATTGAGGCGACTGGAAGTTGTGGTTACAAAAACACTCGTCCGCTTTTATAAAAAATGTCCCAAAATGGCTTGTGCTAAGGCTTGGGAAAGCCCACTATAAATAAGAGACGGGTATCCTTACCCGTCTCTTATTCTATGGACAATTTATTTTTTGCAAATCCCTAACTACTTATCTATCCCTATTTCTGTACGAGTAGCTAATTTTTAGTGCTTACACTCTCTGTGCTTAGGAGGCTGCGGAAATATAAACCTCCAACTGTTAGTATAAACACAACATATCCAATGGCTTGCATGAGATAGAGATGTTCTCTGTAGCCAAACAAAGATTTCAGCACAACACCGGGAAACTCGCGATCGGGAAGAATATGAGAAGTATTCCACACCATAGGACCGAGGATGCAAGAGTGGATTTCGGCAAAGCGATCGTAATAGAAACAAAGACTTTCAGAAGCAGGATTGCTGATGGAAAGAGCCGCCGTTGCGCGATCGAACTTAAGCAACGCCGTTGCGACTAGCCCAGCTACAATCAGTACCAGTAAAACACCCATGACTTGGAAAAACTGCCGGATGTTGATTTTAACACCTAACTTAAACAGCAATACACCTATGATGGCTGCCACTATAATACCAGCAATAGCACCAATAGCAGGAATGAGACCCTGTTGAAAGTTAGCAGTAACAAACAGTACAGTTTCAAAGCCTTCACGTACAACAGCAACCAAGATAAGAGTAAAAACACCCCAACCGGCGTTTAAGTCTTGTTGTAATGTACTGGAGAGCGATCCCTCAACTTGAGCTTTCATGAATTTCGCTTGTTTGGTCATCCAAATCAGCATCCAGCTAAGCATCACAATCGCCAAGATACTAAATATACCTTCCATTAATGGTTTAACGACAGGCGTATATTGAGGATTGATTGTAGTTAAGGCTTGGATAAGCCAAGTGAAGAGAAAACCTATCAGTGCGCTGATAGCAATACCAGTAACGATACCGGCATAAACCCATGGATTCAGACGAGATTGCTTTGCTTTGTCTAGCAAAGCTAGTACAATCCCAACAACAAGGGCTGCTTCTACTCCTTCTCGAAGTGTAATGACAAAAGTAGGCAAGGCGGAACTAATATTCATCGAAAAAAGAAATTAATTCAGAATTAAAGGCACCTACTTTTAAGTATGAAGATGAATTACTCTTTTTGGTTCTAAAATCCCACGCATTCTGTAGGATAGACATTGTACACCATTCAATGTTAGTGTATGTTGCCCACCTAACTCCTATAGAAGTACGGCTCGCTGAAAAAACACCCTTAATAACCACATTCGGTTATTAAGGGGTGCATTCAAAACTGGGAGAAATAAAATGCCATATGTTGTGCTAAAAGAACGTTATTTGAGAGAAGGTTGTTTAATGACCTCCTGTTTAATCAAATAGTTGACATGGGGTTTGAAAAAATCTTGCTGATGCAATGGAATTGTGCCAATGTGATACATAACAGGTATTAAGGTACAAATTCCTATCAAGACCCACTTGTTTTTCTGTATCATGTCACGCAAGCTTTGTTTTGTTTGTCTCTGCATTCCTCAAATCCTCCGTGCATTTTTATTGAACTATTTGTAGAGACGGGAATAGAGGATGCCAACTTATAGCAGTGGCAGCAATAACTAAAAGCAACATCCAAACAAATATCGTTTTGCCTCTGGTTGGTTGGCTTCTCCACATGAACGAGAGAACTATCCAACTGATAAACCACCCTACTAAAAATAGCGTTGCTGTACTGCGGTAGACTAAAACTTTGGAAATATGTAACTGTTTTGGAAACTCCCCAAAACCCGAATCAACACGCGAATCTCGCACCATAATAAATCTCCATCTGGTGTTCAAGAAACAGCTATTGATGATGGAGGAAAACCTTCAATCAGCAAACAGTGAACAAAGAACAGATATGAAAAGCAAATAACTGTGAACTGAACACTGGTAACTGTTAAAAGAAGTCCTCTCCCATTAGGTAAATGGGTTCCCTGATACTTAAGAGAAACTTCATTTAGAGCGAATGCACTTCACAGACGCTTTATACACTTATCTGAGAATACATACTTTTAGGAAAAAAATCTATAGTCGAAAAATTAATTCATTTATAGTTTTTCTATAAAACGATAAATTTTTATTATATTTGAGCCATTTGTCCTTGCTAGTGCTTAAGAACAGAGACGGGGAACTTTTGCCCCCGATCGTTCTTCTTGAGTCAAGACCCGTACCGATTTAAACTGAAAGCTTTAGATGTATGTGCAGGTACATATTGTGTCAAAAATTCTTCTTAA
It encodes the following:
- a CDS encoding FTR1 family iron permease — encoded protein: MNISSALPTFVITLREGVEAALVVGIVLALLDKAKQSRLNPWVYAGIVTGIAISALIGFLFTWLIQALTTINPQYTPVVKPLMEGIFSILAIVMLSWMLIWMTKQAKFMKAQVEGSLSSTLQQDLNAGWGVFTLILVAVVREGFETVLFVTANFQQGLIPAIGAIAGIIVAAIIGVLLFKLGVKINIRQFFQVMGVLLVLIVAGLVATALLKFDRATAALSISNPASESLCFYYDRFAEIHSCILGPMVWNTSHILPDREFPGVVLKSLFGYREHLYLMQAIGYVVFILTVGGLYFRSLLSTESVSTKN